From the genome of Populus alba chromosome 10, ASM523922v2, whole genome shotgun sequence, one region includes:
- the LOC118060108 gene encoding probable galacturonosyltransferase-like 4: MASCTLILLLGLLSFIIVANTVSSLPSSSGGIRLGVIRKPTADVPVFREAPAFRNGDSCGPHRIHIVMTLDANYLRGTMAAIFSILRHSTCPENMEFHFLWARFDREVFSSIKSTFPYLNFRFYRFDSNRVRGKISKSIRQSLDQPLNYARIYLADIIPSDVKRVIYLDSDLLVVDDIAKLWEVDLEDRVLAAPEYCHANFTYYFSNLFWLDPVLAKTFHGRRPCYFNTGVMVVDVEKWRQVQLTQKVEGWMTVQKQKRIYHLGSLPPFLLVLAGNIKGVDHRWNQHGLGGDNMEGKCRSLHPGPISLLHWSGKGKPWLRLDSRKPCIVDHLWAPYDLYRSSLHVLEE; encoded by the coding sequence ATGGCCTCCTGCACCCTTATTCTCCTCCTTGGCCTCCTGTCCTTCATCATCGTAGCCAACACAGTATCATCATTACCCTCCTCTTCTGGGGGAATCCGCCTCGGTGTTATTCGAAAACCAACTGCTGATGTCCCTGTCTTCAGAGAGGCTCCAGCTTTTCGTAATGGGGATTCCTGTGGGCCACATAGAATCCACATTGTCATGACTCTTGATGCCAATTACCTTAGAGGCACCATGGCTGCTATTTTCTCTATCCTTCGACATTCTACTTGCCCTGAAAACATGGAGTTCCATTTTCTCTGGGCACGTTTTGACCGCGAGGTCTTCTCTAGCATCAAATCCACCTTCCCTTACCTTAACTTCAGATTTTACCGGTTTGACTCCAACCGTGTTCGCGGAAAGATCTCTAAATCCATCCGTCAATCCCTGGACCAACCTTTAAACTATGCTAGAATTTACCTTGCTGACATTATCCCATCCGACGTTAAACGTGTTATTTATCTCGACTCTGATCTTCTTGTTGTTGATGATATTGCAAAATTGTGGGAGGTTGATTTAGAGGACAGGGTTTTGGCAGCTCCGGAATATTGTCATGCAAATTTCACCTACTATTTCTCCAACCTATTTTGGCTCGATCCTGTTTTGGCCAAGACTTTTCATGGAAGAAGGCCTTGTTATTTTAACACAGGAGTTATGGTCGTGGATGTGGAAAAGTGGAGGCAAGTTCAGCTTACACAAAAGGTTGAAGGGTGGATGACAGTGCAAAAGCAGAAGAGAATCTACCACTTGGGTTCATTGCCGCCATTTCTATTGGTTTTGGCTGGGAACATAAAAGGGGTTGATCATCGATGGAACCAGCATGGGTTAGGGGGTGACAACATGGAAGGAAAGTGTAGAAGTCTGCACCCAGGACCTATTAGTTTGCTTCATTGGAGTGGGAAAGGGAAACCTTGGTTGCGGCTTGACTCGAGGAAACCTTGCATTGTGGATCATCTTTGGGCTCCATATGATCTTTATCGCTCATCGTTGCATGTTCTTGAAGAATAA
- the LOC118060110 gene encoding nudix hydrolase 26, chloroplastic yields the protein MEVQEIAICRSVFYYPTLLRRPLQHQVLYTSTCRFPNYPSKFPKSTKVPLLHRSPRPRCTSSMESPSEGYRKNVGICLINPSKKIFAASRLDLPDAWQMPQGGIDESEDPKVAAIRELKEETGVSSAEVLAETPSWLTYDFPPEVREKLKHQWGSDWKGQAQKWFLLKFTGNEEEINLLGDGTEKPEFGEWSWMSPEQIIDWVVDFKKPVYKEVLAVFAPYFQ from the exons ATGGAAGTCCAAGAAATCGCCATTTGCCGTTCTGTTTTCTATTATCCCACACTTCTTCGTCGTCCTCTCCAGCATCAGGTTCTCTATACATCCACTTGTCGCTTCCCAAATTACCCTTCTAAGTTCCCTAAATCTACTAAGGTGCCACTCCTTCATCGAAGCCCGAGACCTCGCTGTACATCATCAATGGAATCACCTTCTGAAGGTTACAGAAAAAATGTTGGCATTTGCCTGATCAATCCATCAAAGAAG ATTTTTGCTGCTTCAAGGTTGGATTTACCTGATGCTTGGCAAATGCCACAG GGTGGTATTGATGAGAGTGAAGATCCGAAAGTTGCAGCTATCAGGGAACTAAAAGAAGAAACAGGGGTTAGCTCGGCGGAAGTCCTTGCTGAG ACGCCTTCTTGGTTGACATATGACTTCCCACCAGAAGTCAGGGAAAAACTTAAACATCAATGGGGATCTGACTGGAAAGGTCAAGCACAGAAGTG GTTTCTCCTTAAATTCACTGGGAATGAGGAAGAGATCAATCTATTGGGTGATGGCACAGAAAAACCTGAGTTTGGCGAGTGGTCATGGATGTCACCAGAACAAATAATTGACTGG GTGGTGGATTTCAAGAAACCTGTATACAAGGAAGTTTTGGCAGTTTTTGCTCCCTATTTTCAATGA
- the LOC118060112 gene encoding vacuolar protein sorting-associated protein 60.1: protein MRRVFGAKKDKEPPPSIQDASEKINKRGDTVDEKIKKLDAELARYKEQIKKTRPGPAQEAVKARAMRVLKQKRMYEGQRDMLYNQTYNLDQVAFASEGIKDAQQTMSALKSANKELKGMMKTVKIQDIDNLQDEMMDLMDVSNEIQETLGRSYNVPDDIDEEELMGELDALEADMGMETESDGVPSYLQPDKESDLDAELNLPSAPTGQGALASRYNAQAEDELGLPAVPRASVRG from the exons ATGAGGAGAGTTTTTGGTgctaaaaaagataaagaaccACCACCTTCAATTCAAGATGCGTCAGAGAAG ATAAATAAAAGAGGTGATACAGTAGATGAGAAGATCAAGAAGCTAGATGCAGAACTTGCTAGATACAAAGAACAGATTAAAAAGACAAGACCTGGACCTGCTCAAGAGGCTGTGAAAGCTAGAGCCATGAGGGTTCTTAAGCAAAAGAGAAT GTATGAAGGACAGCGTGACATGCTCTATAACCAGACGTACAACCTTGATCAAGTTGCATTTGCTTCTGAAGGAATTAAAGATGCTCAACAAACT ATGTCAGCTTTGAAATCCGCCAACAAGGAATTGAAAGGAATGATGAAAACTGTGAAGATTCAAGATATTGAT AACTTGCAAGATGAGATGATGGACTTGATGGATGTGAGCAATGAAATTCAAGAGACCTTGGGTAGAAGTTACAATGTGCCAGATGATATTGATGAGGAAGAACTCATGGGTG AACTTGATGCTCTGGAAGCAGACATGGGAATGGAAACTGAATCTGACGGGGTGCCTTCTTATCTGCAACCTGATAAGGAATCTGACCTTGATGCAGAACTGAACTTGCCTTCAGCACCCACAGGACAAGGAGCACTAGCTAGCAGATACAATGCCCAG GCTGAGGATGAACTGGGCTTACCTGCTGTCCCTCGGGCTTCTGTTCGTGGTTAG
- the LOC118060111 gene encoding uncharacterized protein At4g06598: protein MSRQSLLPPRCPFQKHVVSRPIHDSYPQHHRSPSQGSISGEKLAWLDDLLSDEDADSRGTCLRRSASDSVTLLEGIVDSFSGLSPNNNEAASGGGETCSGLESASMYGPNSPRRRGNVTFSENAIASALSEYAFQNPMQYVDGSLCIWGNAPLDSMGNACGLAGELNGETSTVKRQSGQRSRVRKLQYIAELERTVNVLQTLESELAFKVASMLQKRAALSLENNTLKQQVARLRQEKLIVDAQHKTLKKEAERLKNKLGSSTNNKFRTYSRSSLSPEAARSEVTWQMARLNLK from the exons ATGTCAAGGCAATCTCTTCTTCCTCCTCGCTGCCCATTTCAGAAGCACGTGGTTTCTCGACCAATTCATGACTCCTACCCACAACACCATAGGTCTCCCTCCCAAGGTTCAATTTCGGGGGAGAAGCTGGCATGGCTTGATGATTTGTTAAGTGATGAAGATGCAGATTCCAGGGGGACTTGTCTTCGCCGGTCAGCCAGTGATTCAGTCACCCTCTTGGAAGGTATTGTGGATTCATTTTCGGGATTGAGTCCTAATAATAATGAAGCTGCTTCAGGTGGGGGTGAAACTTGTAGTGGGCTGGAGTCAGCTTCTATGTATGGTCCTAATTCTCCTAGGCGAAGAGGGAATGTGACCTTTTCTGAGAATGCCATAGCTTCAGCACTATCGGAGTATGCGTTTCAGAATCCTATGCAGTATGTAGACGGCAGCTTGTGCATTTGGGGGAATGCTCCCTTGGATTCAATGGGGAATGCATGTGGTTTGGCCGGGGAGCTCAATGGCGAGACGAGCACTGTGAAGCG GCAATCTGGGCAGCGCTCAAGAGTTCGCAAACTCCAGTATATTGCTGAACTCGAAAGAACTGTTAATGTTCTGCAG ACTTTGGAGTCAGAGTTGGCGTTCAAGGTTGCTTCAATGCTTCAGAAACGTGCTGCCTTGTCCCTGGAAAACAACACATTAAAGCAGCAGGTGGCCAGACTGCGGCAGGAAAAATTAATCGTGGATG CTCAACATAAGACCTTGAAGAAGGAAGCCGAgagattgaaaaacaagttaGGTAGTTCCACAAATAATAAGTTCAGAACATATTCCAGATCAAGTCTCTCTCCAGAGGCAGCTAGATCAGAAGTCACATGGCAGATGGCGAGGCTTAATCTTAAATAA
- the LOC118060109 gene encoding uricase-2 isozyme 1 encodes MANELDGFNFEQRHGKARVRVARVWRNKSDHIHSMVEWGVSISLLSDCVNSYVRDDNSDIVATDTMKNTVYVKAKECSEQLSAENFAILLARHFTSFYKQVTTAIVKIVEKPWERVHINGQPHEHGFKLGSEKHTAEVTVQKSGVLKLTSGIEGLSVLKTTKSGFEGFIRDQYTALPETRERMLATEVTALWRYSYESASSIPKNPLYFTERYLDVKNSLANTFFGPPKEGVYSASVQRTLFLMAKAVLNRFPDISSIQLKMPNIHFLPVNISSKENTIVKFNDDVFLPTDEPHGSIEASLSRFWSKM; translated from the exons ATGGCCAACGAGTTAGACGGGTTCAATTTCGAGCAGAGACATGGCAAAGCTAGAGTGAGAGTTGCAAGAGTCTGGAGGAACAAATCAGATCATATTCATTCCATGGTGGAATGGGGTGTTAGCATCAGCCTGTTATCTGATTGTGTCAACTCCTATGTTCGTGATGATAACTCTGATATCGTTGCCACTGATACCATGAAAAACACT GTATATGTGAAAGCAAAGGAATGTTCAGAACAGCTTTCGGCAGAGAACTTTGCGATTCTGCTTGCTAGGCACTTCACATCATTTTACAAGCAG GTAACTACTGCTATTGTAAAGATAGTGGAGAAGCCGTGGGAGCGTGTGCACATAAATGGGCAGCCACACGAACATG GTTTCAAACTTGGATCTGAGAAGCATACAGCTGAGGTAACAGTACAGAAGTCTGGTGTTCTAAAGCTGACTTCTGGTATAGAAGGATTGTCTGTGCTGAAGACAACCAAG TCTGGTTTTGAAGGGTTTATTAGGGATCAGTATACAGCTCTGCCTGAAACTCGAGAGAGGATGCTGGCAACAGAAGTCACTGCATTGTGGAG GTATTCCTATGAATCTGCATCTAGCATCCCCAAGAACCCACTTTACTTTACAGAGAGATATTTGGATGTGAAAAATTCTTTGGCCAACACTTTCTTTGGTCCTCCTAAGGAAGGCGTATACAGTGCATCTGTTCAAAGGACTCTTTTTCTAATGGCAAAGGCTGTACTCAACAG ATTTCCTGACATATCATCCATCCAACTAAAAATGCCAAATATCCATTTCCTACCGGTTAACATATCAAGCAAGGAAAACACCATTGTGAAG TTCAATGATGATGTTTTTCTACCGACCGACGAGCCACATGGTTCAATAGAAGCAAGCTTGAGCCGCTTCTGGTCAAAGATGTAG
- the LOC118060114 gene encoding glycosyltransferase BC10 has protein sequence MLSSPILYSFSLLLSFSLIYLFTPQILVPLQNALSYELDDPPLFKKALKSCKTISPLATNNPTPKIAFLFLTNSDLSFAPLWERFFEGYNNLYNIYVHADPFSQVSNPDGIFKNRFIPGKKTERGSPSLILAEKRLLARAILDDPFNLYFALVSQHCVPLHSFQYMYDTLFGHYILKTFTTQSRHQSFIEILSEDPNLPDRYNARGENIMLPEIPYEKFRVGSQFFLLAKRHALLVLKDRKLWRKFKLPCLNTESCYPEEHYFPTLLSMKNPRGCSHYTLTNVNWTDCFDGHPHLYQAEEVSPNLVHGLRQSNSSFSYFFARKFAPDCLQPLMEMADDVIFKD, from the coding sequence ATGTTGTCTTCTCCGATTCTCTACTCCTTTTCACTCTTGCTTTCCTTTTCCCTCATCTACCTCTTCACCCCTCAAATCCTTGTTCCTCTTCAAAACGCTCTTTCTTACGAACTTGATGATCCTCCTCTCTTCAAGAAAGCCCTCAAGTCTTGTAAAACCATCTCCCCCCTAGCCACCAACAATCCCACTCCTAAAATTGCCTTTCTTTTCCTTACAAACTCTGATCTCTCTTTTGCTCCTTTGTGGGAACGTTTCTTCGAAGGCTACAACAATCTTTACAACATCTATGTACACGCTGATCCATTTAGTCAAGTCTCAAACCCAGATGGGATTTTCAAGAATCGGTTCATTCCTGGCAAGAAAACAGAAAGGGGCTCTCCTTCTCTAATCTTAGCAGAAAAAAGGCTTCTTGCCAGAGCCATTCTTGATGATCCTTTCAACCTTTATTTTGCTCTTGTTTCTCAACACTGTGTCCCTCTCCATTCATTTCAATACATGTACGATACCCTTTTCGGCCActacattttgaaaactttcACTACTCAATCTCGTCATCAAAGCTTCATCGAGATTCTCTCCGAAGATCCGAACTTGCCTGATAGATACAATGCTAGAGGGGAAAACATTATGCTGCCTGAAATCCCATATGAGAAATTTAGAGTTGGGTCTCAGTTTTTTTTGCTGGCAAAAAGGCATGCTTTGCTTGTACTCAAGGATAGAAAGTTATGGAGGAAATTTAAGCTGCCTTGCTTGAATACAGAGTCTTGTTACCCAGAAGAGCACTACTTTCCTACACTTTTATCAATGAAGAATCCAAGAGGGTGCAGTCACTACACATTAACAAATGTTAATTGGACTGACTGCTTTGATGGGCACCCGCATTTGTATCAAGCAGAAGAGGTTTCGCCAAATCTGGTGCATGGATTGAGGCAGTCCAACtcaagtttttcttatttttttgcccGGAAATTTGCTCCTGATTGCTTGCAACCATTGATGGAAATGGCAGATGATGTGATTTTCAAGGATTGA